The Alkalihalobacillus sp. LMS6 genomic interval TCCCGTTCACTGAAAACTGTTCTTCGGTCTTTTCTCGACTACGATTGGCTAAATCGACGCTTGTTGTTTCGCTTGCGCCTCCCATAGCTGCAGCGACAGAAAATGCACCTGTGTATGAAAAGAGATTCAAAACCCGCTTACCAACGGCATAGTTATCCATAATTTGCTTCCGAACGAGACGTTGATCGAGAAAGATTCCAGTCATCGGACCATCATTTAAGTACGTGGCATACGTAATCCCGTTTTCTTTTACTAGCAGCGGAAATTCACCACGTGTCCCTTCTACAAAGTCATCCTCGCCGGTATATGAGCCGTCTTCGGCAAACCGTTTCTTTTCATACACGCCTTCAAACGAGATCGTATCGCGAATCGCTTGCAACACTAGGTCTCTAAATGTGTAAATCCCTTGGCTGTACCATGTCACCACAAGATAACCGGCGTAGTAATCGAGTTGAAGCCCACCAATGCCATCGCCTTCACTATTAAACAAGCGGAAGGCAGTTGTTTCTTTAGCTTGGAAAAAAGACGACCGCTTTTCAATCGCTTCTTTCAACTTTCGTGTAAAAAAGGACTGGTTAATCTGTTCCGTTTGATCACGTGTTAACACCCAACCACTGCCAACATTTTGCTTTCCAATATAAGCTTTCGCTAAAAAGCGATTATTTTTCGTCTTTATATTAATGAGGGTACCCTCTTCGTGCTGGTCG includes:
- a CDS encoding class I SAM-dependent rRNA methyltransferase is translated as MHKRTTIDQTVVNEKIEKQIKQGYPLLEKDWFQLDQHEEGTLINIKTKNNRFLAKAYIGKQNVGSGWVLTRDQTEQINQSFFTRKLKEAIEKRSSFFQAKETTAFRLFNSEGDGIGGLQLDYYAGYLVVTWYSQGIYTFRDLVLQAIRDTISFEGVYEKKRFAEDGSYTGEDDFVEGTRGEFPLLVKENGITYATYLNDGPMTGIFLDQRLVRKQIMDNYAVGKRVLNLFSYTGAFSVAAAMGGASETTSVDLANRSREKTEEQFSVNGIDPESQRIVVMDAFRYFQYAKKKELVFDLVVLDPPSFARSKKTTFRAAKDYSKLVEETIPLLSRGGVLVASTNAANVTSKQFKRMIHDALQAHNLSYDILEEHRVPVDFASTSAYPKGSYLKVLFIKTKG